A genome region from Solirubrobacter pauli includes the following:
- a CDS encoding enoyl-CoA hydratase/isomerase family protein, with product MGSVAVDWPVDGVARVTIDNAAKRNALDADILEGLARELPGLDARCVVLTGAGGAFSAGYDIGNLTPERLADVLIHPFEAAMAAVDALAMPVVAAMGGHAFGGGLELALACDLRVCAPAAKLGMPPARLGVVYSHTGLRRFVDAIGSARTRELFFTARPVGADEALAWGLVNEVTDAVEARSVELARSIAELAPLAQRGNKRVLQALVPPLDPALDAELEALRNAAFASDDFAEGVRAFVEKRAPRWSAR from the coding sequence ATGGGCTCGGTCGCCGTCGACTGGCCGGTCGACGGCGTCGCGCGGGTCACCATCGACAACGCGGCCAAGCGCAACGCGCTGGACGCGGACATCCTCGAAGGGCTGGCGCGCGAGCTGCCCGGGCTGGACGCGCGCTGCGTCGTGTTGACCGGTGCGGGCGGCGCGTTCTCGGCGGGGTACGACATCGGCAACCTCACGCCGGAGCGGCTTGCCGACGTCTTGATCCACCCGTTCGAAGCCGCGATGGCGGCCGTCGACGCGCTGGCGATGCCGGTGGTCGCGGCGATGGGTGGCCACGCGTTCGGTGGCGGGCTCGAGCTGGCGCTCGCCTGTGATCTGCGCGTGTGCGCGCCGGCCGCGAAGCTCGGGATGCCGCCGGCGCGGCTCGGCGTCGTCTACTCGCACACGGGCCTGCGGCGCTTCGTCGACGCGATCGGCAGCGCCAGGACGCGCGAGCTGTTCTTCACGGCACGTCCTGTCGGCGCGGATGAGGCCCTGGCCTGGGGGCTGGTGAACGAGGTGACTGACGCTGTCGAGGCCCGCTCGGTCGAGTTGGCGCGCTCGATCGCGGAGCTGGCGCCGTTGGCTCAACGCGGCAACAAGCGCGTGCTCCAAGCCTTGGTCCCGCCGCTCGACCCCGCGCTCGACGCCGAGCTGGAGGCGCTGCGGAACGCCGCGTTCGCCTCCGACGACTTCGCCGAGGGCGTACGCGCTTTTGTAGAGAAACGCGCACCGCGCTGGTCGGCTCGATAA
- a CDS encoding biotin/lipoyl-binding carrier protein, with the protein MTQIEAHITGTVWKIEVAVGDSVDEGDVVAILESMKMEMPVEAEDPGVVARILVEEGQAVQEGDPLVELT; encoded by the coding sequence GTGACGCAGATCGAAGCGCACATCACCGGCACGGTGTGGAAGATCGAGGTCGCCGTCGGCGACTCCGTGGACGAGGGCGACGTGGTCGCGATCCTCGAGTCGATGAAGATGGAGATGCCCGTCGAGGCCGAGGATCCGGGCGTCGTGGCGCGGATCCTGGTCGAGGAGGGGCAGGCCGTGCAGGAGGGCGACCCGCTGGTGGAGCTCACCTAG
- a CDS encoding lysophospholipid acyltransferase family protein — translation MSQSDLVELKEQQYKDPRAKADFDRFHERTRTREPDFIYEVVRILMSLIGWIFFRVSNTHPERVPAVGPVILAPNHFSFLDHFFLGVALRRKVHFMAKSQLFKPPMSFVYTHGGVFPVRRGFADEEAFTTATTVLGRGDVMAMYAEGGRSRTGEPAKKAKRGIGRLALLSGAPIVPVAIIGSSHVRNWKRGQFPKVRVYYGEPFAYERVEAPTRDQEQAAADAIFAEVRALYDAATRTGSAPS, via the coding sequence ATGAGCCAGTCGGACCTCGTCGAGCTCAAGGAGCAGCAGTACAAGGACCCGCGGGCGAAAGCGGACTTCGACCGTTTCCACGAGCGCACGCGTACGCGCGAGCCCGACTTCATCTACGAGGTCGTCCGGATCCTGATGAGCCTGATCGGGTGGATCTTCTTCCGGGTCAGCAACACCCACCCGGAGCGCGTGCCCGCCGTCGGCCCCGTGATCCTCGCACCGAACCACTTCTCGTTCCTGGATCACTTCTTCCTGGGCGTGGCGCTGCGCCGCAAGGTCCACTTCATGGCCAAGTCGCAGCTCTTCAAGCCGCCGATGTCGTTCGTCTACACGCACGGCGGCGTCTTCCCGGTCCGCCGCGGCTTCGCCGACGAGGAGGCGTTCACCACCGCCACGACGGTCCTCGGTCGCGGTGACGTGATGGCCATGTACGCCGAGGGCGGCCGCTCGCGCACCGGCGAGCCGGCGAAGAAGGCCAAGCGCGGCATCGGCCGCCTCGCGCTCCTGTCCGGCGCGCCGATCGTCCCCGTGGCGATCATCGGCTCCAGCCACGTGCGCAACTGGAAGCGCGGCCAGTTCCCGAAGGTCCGCGTCTACTACGGCGAGCCGTTCGCCTACGAACGCGTCGAGGCGCCGACGCGCGACCAGGAGCAGGCCGCCGCCGACGCCATCTTCGCGGAGGTCCGCGCGCTCTACGACGCGGCGACCAGGACCGGCTCGGCGCCCTCCTGA
- a CDS encoding DHA2 family efflux MFS transporter permease subunit: protein MSRSRSGWTFAIVSIALFMVVLDNLVVTTALPSIRTDLGGGLEDLQWTVNAYTLSFAVLLMTGAALGDRFGRRRMFLVGLGIFTVASALAALAPSTGALIAARALQGAGAAIVTPLTLTLLSEAFPPGKRGLVIGLWSGISGLGVALGPLIGGAVVDGISWHWIFWINVPIGLALLPLARTRLSESFGPADRLDLPGLGLAGVGLLGVVFGIVRAEALGWTSATVLGSIITGVVGLIAFVAWELRAPAPMLPMRFFRSRAFAASNGVSLAMYFGVFGSIFLLAQFFQVVQGLSPLEAGLRTLPWTAMPMLVAPIAGILSDRIGSRPLMFAGLALQAVAIGWIASVSTPDVAYSSLVPPFILAGTGMALVFAPTANAVLAAVRPQEAGQASGATNAIREVGGALGVAVLASVFASSGSYASPQAFVDGMTSAAWVGAAVLAVGALLALLVPGKPRPAAATQEGAEPVLVAAS, encoded by the coding sequence ATGTCGCGTTCTCGTTCTGGCTGGACCTTCGCGATCGTCTCGATCGCCCTCTTCATGGTCGTGCTCGACAACCTCGTCGTCACGACCGCGCTGCCGTCGATCCGCACGGACCTCGGGGGTGGCCTCGAGGACCTGCAGTGGACGGTCAACGCCTACACGCTGTCCTTCGCCGTGCTGCTGATGACGGGCGCCGCGCTCGGCGACCGCTTCGGGCGCCGGCGGATGTTCCTGGTCGGCCTCGGCATCTTCACCGTCGCTTCAGCGCTCGCCGCGCTGGCGCCGTCGACCGGCGCGTTGATCGCCGCCCGCGCGCTGCAGGGCGCCGGCGCCGCGATCGTGACCCCGCTCACGCTCACGCTGCTGTCCGAGGCGTTCCCGCCCGGCAAGCGCGGTCTCGTGATCGGCCTGTGGTCGGGCATCTCCGGCCTCGGCGTCGCGCTCGGCCCGTTGATCGGCGGCGCGGTCGTCGACGGCATCTCCTGGCACTGGATCTTCTGGATCAACGTGCCGATCGGCCTCGCGCTGCTGCCGCTCGCCCGCACGCGCCTGAGCGAGTCGTTCGGCCCCGCCGACCGGCTCGACCTGCCGGGGCTCGGCCTCGCCGGCGTCGGCCTGCTGGGCGTGGTGTTCGGCATCGTCCGCGCCGAGGCGCTCGGCTGGACGTCGGCCACCGTGCTCGGCTCGATCATCACCGGCGTGGTCGGGCTGATCGCGTTCGTCGCGTGGGAGCTGCGCGCGCCGGCCCCGATGCTGCCGATGCGCTTCTTCCGCTCGCGCGCCTTCGCCGCCTCCAACGGCGTGTCGCTGGCGATGTACTTCGGCGTCTTCGGCTCGATCTTCCTGCTCGCGCAGTTCTTCCAGGTCGTGCAGGGCCTCTCGCCGCTCGAGGCCGGGCTGCGGACGCTGCCGTGGACCGCGATGCCGATGCTCGTCGCGCCGATCGCGGGCATCCTCAGCGACCGGATCGGCTCGCGCCCGCTGATGTTCGCCGGGCTCGCGCTGCAGGCGGTCGCCATCGGCTGGATCGCGTCGGTCTCCACGCCCGACGTGGCCTACTCCTCGCTGGTGCCGCCGTTCATCCTCGCCGGCACGGGCATGGCGCTCGTGTTCGCGCCGACGGCCAACGCGGTGCTGGCCGCCGTCCGGCCGCAGGAGGCCGGGCAGGCGAGCGGCGCGACCAACGCGATCCGCGAGGTCGGCGGCGCGCTGGGCGTGGCCGTGCTCGCGTCGGTGTTCGCGTCCAGCGGCTCCTACGCCTCCCCGCAGGCGTTCGTCGACGGCATGACGAGCGCGGCGTGGGTCGGCGCGGCGGTGCTGGCGGTGGGTGCGCTGCTGGCGCTGCTCGTGCCGGGGAAGCCGCGTCCGGCGGCGGCGACTCAGGAGGGCGCCGAGCCGGTCCTGGTCGCCGCGTCGTAG
- a CDS encoding cupin domain-containing protein, which produces MKLVKPSGEERDVPRGVVGGAEISQATTGAHNLYMGIFRVPAGAQGRPHYHDNCESALYMLSGSVEIRFGDQLQESLLVEAGDMLYVPPRETHTVTNTSATEPAEYVVARDSPTEDSVEVPWADQPT; this is translated from the coding sequence ATGAAGCTGGTCAAGCCCTCGGGCGAGGAGCGCGACGTCCCGCGCGGCGTCGTCGGCGGCGCGGAGATCTCGCAGGCCACCACGGGCGCGCACAACCTGTACATGGGCATCTTCCGCGTGCCCGCCGGCGCGCAGGGCCGCCCGCACTACCACGACAACTGCGAGAGCGCGCTCTACATGCTCTCCGGGTCGGTCGAGATCCGGTTCGGCGACCAGCTGCAGGAGTCGCTCCTCGTCGAGGCCGGCGACATGCTCTACGTGCCGCCGCGCGAGACCCACACGGTCACGAACACGTCGGCCACCGAGCCGGCCGAGTACGTCGTCGCGCGCGACTCGCCGACCGAGGACTCCGTCGAGGTCCCCTGGGCCGACCAGCCCACTTGA
- a CDS encoding SDR family NAD(P)-dependent oxidoreductase: protein MGVLDDKVAIVTGSARGIGRATAELLSEHGAKLIINDLDTDLAEQAASEIEGETAVYGGDLTKDGAADELVKTAIDAFDKIDIIVNNAGYTIDAPIHKMSDDAFQRMLDIHTIVPFRVIRAAAPHLREPAKAEREQGVEVFRKIVNVSSISGTMGNAGQANYSAGKSAVVGLTKTLAKEWGQFKINVNAVAFGWIETRLTASKDSENTMEIDGQTVQLGIPEQMRSMAPALIPIGRPGTPEEAAGGVFFLCSPWSNFVHGQVLNLTGGQFTGMTS, encoded by the coding sequence ATGGGAGTCCTGGACGACAAAGTGGCGATCGTGACCGGGTCGGCGCGCGGCATCGGCCGGGCGACGGCCGAGCTGCTCTCCGAGCACGGCGCCAAGCTGATCATCAACGACCTCGACACCGACCTCGCCGAGCAGGCGGCGTCGGAGATCGAGGGCGAGACGGCGGTCTACGGCGGTGACCTGACCAAGGACGGCGCCGCCGACGAGCTGGTCAAGACGGCGATCGACGCCTTCGACAAGATCGACATCATCGTCAATAACGCCGGCTACACGATCGACGCGCCGATCCACAAGATGTCCGACGACGCGTTCCAGCGCATGCTCGACATCCACACGATCGTCCCGTTCCGCGTCATCCGCGCCGCGGCGCCGCATCTGCGCGAGCCCGCCAAGGCCGAGCGCGAGCAGGGCGTCGAGGTGTTCCGCAAGATCGTCAACGTGTCCTCGATCAGCGGCACGATGGGCAACGCCGGCCAGGCGAACTACTCGGCGGGCAAGTCGGCGGTGGTCGGCCTGACGAAGACGCTGGCCAAGGAGTGGGGCCAGTTCAAGATCAACGTCAACGCGGTCGCGTTCGGCTGGATCGAGACGCGCCTGACGGCGTCCAAGGACTCCGAGAACACGATGGAGATCGACGGCCAGACGGTGCAGCTCGGCATCCCCGAGCAGATGCGCTCGATGGCGCCGGCCCTGATCCCGATCGGCCGCCCGGGCACGCCGGAGGAGGCCGCCGGCGGCGTGTTCTTCCTCTGCTCGCCGTGGTCGAACTTCGTCCACGGCCAGGTGCTCAACCTCACCGGCGGCCAGTTCACGGGGATGACGTCATGA